A region from the Curtobacterium sp. MCBA15_012 genome encodes:
- a CDS encoding type IV toxin-antitoxin system AbiEi family antitoxin domain-containing protein, translated as MHPANAVDLFRTDPVDRAAARDLQRRCRSGDLVRVRHGVYVGRDAWEGLDGRSRHLVRMRAASPLLRPAAVWALDSAAAVLGVPRLDAWPDRVHAMVPGIEHDLQRVGLTLHAGVPRPSGRHFHGVGFTDLAQTTVEIARRGSLSTAVVVLDHALRDGVDVELLGRLALASGPWGSTRVAQALDHCDARHESVGESYFAARAAELRSPPMEPQREFRHADGTVDRVDFWLPREGIVVEFDGRQKYEDPAMLAGRSSAGAVWVEKLREDRIRARPEVDGFVRVHWGHLVEPELLRAHLRQHGVPCR; from the coding sequence ATGCATCCCGCGAACGCCGTCGACCTGTTCCGGACCGACCCCGTCGACCGAGCTGCGGCGCGCGACCTCCAGCGCCGTTGTCGGTCGGGCGACCTCGTGCGGGTCCGACACGGTGTCTACGTCGGGCGCGACGCGTGGGAGGGGCTCGACGGGCGGAGCCGCCACCTCGTCCGGATGCGTGCGGCATCCCCGCTGCTCCGTCCTGCCGCCGTCTGGGCGCTCGACTCCGCGGCGGCCGTGCTCGGCGTGCCACGGCTCGACGCATGGCCGGACCGCGTGCACGCCATGGTCCCGGGGATCGAGCACGACCTGCAGCGCGTCGGGCTCACCCTGCACGCCGGGGTCCCGCGCCCGTCGGGACGGCACTTCCACGGTGTCGGTTTCACGGACCTCGCCCAGACCACCGTCGAGATCGCACGACGGGGATCGCTCTCGACGGCGGTCGTCGTCCTGGACCACGCACTGCGCGACGGTGTGGACGTCGAGCTGCTCGGTCGGCTCGCGCTCGCGTCCGGTCCGTGGGGGAGTACCCGGGTCGCACAGGCCCTCGACCACTGCGACGCGCGGCACGAGTCGGTCGGTGAGTCGTACTTCGCCGCACGCGCAGCGGAGTTGCGGAGCCCGCCGATGGAGCCGCAGCGCGAGTTCCGTCACGCGGACGGGACGGTCGACCGGGTCGACTTCTGGCTGCCGAGGGAAGGGATCGTCGTGGAGTTCGACGGACGGCAGAAGTACGAGGACCCGGCGATGCTCGCGGGCCGGAGCAGTGCTGGGGCGGTCTGGGTCGAGAAGCTCCGTGAGGACCGCATCCGCGCCCGACCCGAGGTCGACGGCTTCGTCCGTGTCCACTGGGGTCATCTCGTGGAGCCGGAGCTGCTGCGCGCACACCTGCGCCAGCACGGCGTCCCGTGTCGTTGA
- the rplL gene encoding 50S ribosomal protein L7/L12 yields the protein MAKLSQDELIEAFKELTLIELSDFVKKFEEVFEVTAAAPVAVAAAGGAAAPAEEVEEKTEFDVVLKSAGDKKIQVIKEVRGLTSLGLGEAKALVETADAKVLEGVNKETADKAKEALEAAGATVELA from the coding sequence ATGGCGAAGCTTTCGCAGGACGAGCTCATCGAGGCCTTCAAGGAGCTCACGCTCATCGAGCTCTCGGACTTCGTGAAGAAGTTCGAGGAGGTCTTCGAGGTCACCGCTGCTGCCCCCGTCGCGGTCGCCGCGGCCGGTGGCGCTGCTGCCCCCGCCGAGGAGGTCGAGGAGAAGACCGAGTTCGACGTCGTGCTCAAGTCGGCCGGTGACAAGAAGATCCAGGTCATCAAGGAGGTCCGTGGCCTCACGTCGCTCGGCCTGGGCGAGGCCAAGGCGCTCGTCGAGACCGCCGACGCCAAGGTGCTCGAGGGCGTCAACAAGGAGACGGCCGACAAGGCGAAGGAGGCCCTCGAGGCCGCCGGCGCCACGGTCGAGCTCGCGTAG
- the rplJ gene encoding 50S ribosomal protein L10 — MANKEAAVAELTDAFQSSNAVLLTEYRGLTVAQLKELRNSIREHATYAVVKNTLTKIAANNAGITSFDDELAGPSALAFVHGDTVAVAKSLRAFAKANPQLVVKGGYFDGNPLTATEVDKLADLESREVLLGKLAGAFKASLFGAAYLFQAPLSQAVRTVDALREKQESAA; from the coding sequence ATGGCGAACAAGGAAGCTGCGGTCGCCGAGCTCACGGATGCATTCCAGAGCTCGAACGCCGTTCTGCTCACCGAGTACCGCGGTCTCACGGTCGCGCAGCTCAAGGAGCTCCGCAACTCGATCCGTGAGCACGCCACGTACGCCGTGGTGAAGAACACGCTGACCAAGATCGCGGCGAACAACGCCGGCATCACGTCGTTCGACGACGAGCTCGCCGGTCCGTCCGCTCTCGCCTTCGTCCACGGTGACACCGTCGCCGTCGCGAAGTCGCTGCGTGCATTCGCCAAGGCGAACCCCCAGCTCGTGGTGAAGGGCGGTTACTTCGACGGTAACCCGCTCACCGCGACCGAGGTGGACAAGCTCGCCGACCTCGAGTCCCGTGAAGTCCTGCTCGGCAAGCTCGCCGGCGCCTTCAAGGCCTCGCTGTTCGGTGCTGCGTACCTGTTCCAGGCACCCCTCTCGCAGGCCGTCCGCACCGTGGACGCCCTTCGCGAGAAGCAGGAGTCCGCGGCCTGA